TCCGGGCATGGCCACAGCTCCCTGTCCAGCAGATTCCGTGTTGGGGCGTCGTATCTGGCCAGGCTAGAGACGAATCCGCCACGCTGTGTGCCGAATCGGAAACCCAGCGTGGAGGGCATGGAGGACATGGACGTGAAGAACAGAGCCGCGGCGAAGATGCGGACCACCGCGCGGTCGACCGAGGAGGCCGTCGCGCAGCTCGATCACGCGTTGCGCGGTGTCGGGATCGTGCTGCCCTCCCTCCGCGTCGACCCGATCACCGGAGCCAGCGAACTCCCTTACCCCCTGGTCGAGTTGGGCTGCTGCAACCTCCAGGTCGCCGCCAACCTCGCCGCCGTCCTGCGCAAGGCGGCGGAGACGTGACGCGACGGTCGTACGCCGTGGACGTACGCGACGGGCGGCTCGGCGAGGTGATGGGCCGCGAGGGCGGTTACGTGCAGCTGAGGCCGGTCGGCGGCGGCCGGGAGTGGGACTGCCCACCGGGCGCGCTGCGCGAGGCCGCCCCGGCGGAGGTGTTGCGGGCCCGGGTGCGCGGGGTCAACGCGCAGGGCCGGCTGCCGTGTTGAGGTCCGCTTCGCGGGGTGGCCGTGCCAGGCTGGACGGTCACGGATCGAAGGGCGGGGGACGGTCATGCGCAGAGTGCTCGGGCTGGTGTGTCTGGTCGGGTTGATGTGCGGGTGCGGCGGCTCGGACGGTGACGCGAGCGGCGGCGCGACGGCCTCCGCCTCCGCCTCCTCCGCTCCTTCCGCCGGCTCCTCCGCCTCGGACGCCGGCCGGGGGCGTCGGTCCTTCGTGACGTTCTCGGTGGCCGAGCCCGTCGGGTCGGCCGCACTGGACCGGGCCGCCGGGCTGATGCGGGACCGGGCGGAGGACGCGGGGCTGACCGGGGTCGAGGTGAAGGTCGAGGGGCGGCGGCGGATCACGGTGGCCGGACCGGCCGACCGGGTGGGGTCGCTGAAGTCCCTCGGCGCCCCCGCCGAGCTGGCGTTCCGGCCGGTGCTGAGCCAGGAACCCACGGAGAACGAGGAGGCGTGCGCGGCGGACGCGGTCGCGGACGCGTCCGCGTCGCAGCCGGTCACCGCGTGCGGCGAGGCGCAGGACGTGCTCCAGAGCTACCGGCTGGACGCCGTCGCCCTGTCCGGCACGGACGTGTCGGACGCGGAGGCGGACTTCGACGAGCAGCAGGGGTCGGGCTGGTTCGTCACGCTGGACTTCACCTCGGCGGGCGCGGCGAAGTTCACCGAGGTCACCGGGCGGCTGG
The Streptomyces griseiscabiei DNA segment above includes these coding regions:
- a CDS encoding SecDF P1 head subdomain-containing protein, which encodes MRRVLGLVCLVGLMCGCGGSDGDASGGATASASASSAPSAGSSASDAGRGRRSFVTFSVAEPVGSAALDRAAGLMRDRAEDAGLTGVEVKVEGRRRITVAGPADRVGSLKSLGAPAELAFRPVLSQEPTENEEACAADAVADASASQPVTACGEAQDVLQSYRLDAVALSGTDVSDAEADFDEQQGSGWFVTLDFTSAGAAKFTEVTGRLAQQASPQNQFAIVLDGTVISAPYVASAITGGEAQISGSFTRSEAEELAANLDTGALPVRLTVSSVTTLPG